The Myxococcales bacterium region CGCACCGATGCACTAAACGGCACGCGGGCGTACGCCGCATCGCTTGCGAAGGAGTTGGCCCAATTCCGCGGCTTTGACCTCGTTTTTTGCGCGCACATCAACCTTCTCCCGCTGGCCGCCTTTGCGGCGGCGCGCTTTAGGTCGCCGCTCTCTCTCATGATCTACGGCATTGACGCGTGGACTCCCCCGGCACAACTCGCTCGACGATTGCCAATTGGGCGCATCAATTCGGTGGTGTCTATCAGCGAGACAACGCCAGAGCGATTCAGGGCTGGGCGCGAGTGCGGAGCGAGATGGTCTCCCTTGCTCCCGAACGCCTTCAGCACATCGGCGTTCGCCCCGGGGACGAGGCCCTAAGTACTTGGAGGACCGTTATCGACTCCAAGGCCGCACGGTGCTGATGACGTTTGGGCGACTCGCCGGGCGGGAACGCGCTAAGGGGTTCGATGAAGTGCTCGACGCCTTGCCTGAAGTGGCAAAGCAGATACCCAACGTCTCCTATGTGATCGCGGGCGACGGGACGGACCGCGCGCGGCTGGAGGCCAAGGTCGCGGATCTTCGGCTTTCGGACCGCGTCGTCTTCACGGGCATGGTGGAGGAAGCGGAGAAGGCTGATCTGTATCGGCTCGCCGATCTCTTCGTAATGCCGAGTCGAGGCGAGGGATTCGGCTTCGTATTTCTCGAGGCGCTCGCGTGGCGTGCCCTGCATCGGGAGCAAGGTCGACGGTAGCCGCGAGGCACTTCGCGACGGTCTGCTCGGGCAGCTCGTTGATCCCGATGACCGACGGGCGTTGGTCGTGGCCATACTGCGGGGGCTGCAGCAGCCGCACGTCGTACCCGACGGCCTTGCGTACTTCGAGTACCCCGCATTCGAGGCTCGAACCCATCGCGTGCTCGACCTCATTTGCCCAGGCAGATCCCGTGCTGCATGAGTGCACGACGGTGGGCGCCGAGCTAAGCTCACGGCCCGTGGCCGCCTGTCGTCTTTGTTCGAGTTTGCAGGTCCGTCGACGTTCGCGCGCGGATCGCTCCTACCTATGGTGCCGCACCTGCGGGTCAATCACAGCAGACCTATCGAGCAGCGAATACGCTCGCCTGAACCCAACCTACGATCCCGGTCCGCCCCCGGCTCCACCTCCATCGAAGAGATTCGAGCGACTGCAGGTCGGCGAAAGAGGGAGCTGCTCCGGAGGTACACCCGGCCGGGAGCACGAATCCTCGATGTTGGGTGCGGCGCCGGTGGCTATCTCCTCGCGGCAAGGGAGCTCGGTTTCGAAGCCATGGGGGTAGAGCCCAGCGACGCCCACGCCACCATCGGTCGTGGCCTGGGTCTAGACATCCGGAGCGGGTACTACCGACCGGGCGACTTCGCGGAGGGCGGCTTCGATCTCGTCCTCACAAGTCACGTTGTCGAGCACATCTACGACCCGCGTCCATTCCTTGAGAGCCTCGCGGGCCTGGTACGTCCCGGCGGCTGGCTCGTGGCGATCACACCCGATTCCGACTGCCTGCCGGCGCGACTCAGCGGCAAGCATTGGGTCATGCTCAAACCCATCGACCACGTGTCGATGCTTACGGAGCGCGCGCTGCGTCGCATGGGCCTCGAGCGCTATGGGAACGTGGCCTTTCGACGGACTTCTCAGGACGGTGAGTTCTTCATCACCCTTGCTGCCGCCGCCCGGGACGCAGCCCAAGGCATCCACACGGACGCTAGCGGAGGCCAGGCCGCCGTGGCAGGCGACGGTGCTGTTGGCGCGGGACGCGTCAAACACGCCCTCGCGCGCTGGGCCCGAAGCGTTGATCGCGTGGCGGACCGAGTCAATCGGGGCGCATGTCTCATCATGGAGCTACAACGCACATGAGTTCGCCCGTTGACGTGAGCGTCGTCATTCTCACTTACAACGAGGAGGAGAACCTAGCCGAAGCCATCGCATCCGTTCGCGGGTGGGCAAAGTCGGTGTTCGTGTTCGACTCGTTCAGCACGGACCGCACCGTTGCCATTGCGCGCGAGCTAGGCTGCACCGTCCATCAACACAGGTTCGTCGACTACGCGGCGCAGCGCCAGGCCGCGCTGAATGATCTTCCATTTCAAACGGACTGGGTGTTCTTCCTCGATGCCGATGAGCGCGTCCCCCCCAACCTCCGGGACGGATCACCACCTCCTCGCCTCCGGACCAACCAAGGACGGCTACCTCTGTCGGTTCAGGCTCATCTGGATGGGCAAGTGGATTCGCCACGGGTACTACCCAACATGGATCCTTCGCCTCTTCCGACGCTCCAAAGCCAAGCTCGAAACGCGTGGCATCGGCGAGCACGTTATCGTCGACGGCGAGCTCGGCCGCCTGGAGCACGACATCATCCACGAAGACAACAAGCCGTTAGAGCGTTGGATCGAGAAGCACAACCACTACACCTCTCTTGAGGCAGACGAACTCGTCCGCGGCCCGCGCGAAGGCGAGATCGACGCGTCGATCCTCGGGAATCAAGCGCAGCGAAAGCGCTGGATCAGGCATCGCGTCTGGCGTCGGCTACCGCCGTTCATTTCGCCCTGGCCTCTACTTCGCCTACCGCTATGGGTTGCGAGGTGGCTTTCTCGACGGCAAAGAGGCGTTTGCATACCACTTCCTGCAAGCGCTCTGGGTCTGGATGCTCGTCGACATCAAGGCCATGGACCGCACTCGACCTCGCGCAGACGCGCCTCCCGCGGTCAATAAGTGACACTCCGCGTTGCGATGGTGGTGCCGGAGATCGGCCACGAGGCCAGCGGTCCTTCCTATTCTGTTCCGCGCCTCTCCTCGTCCCTCGCCGCACGTGACGTGAGCGTGACGTTGCACGTTCTGAGGTGGCTTACGACGCCGGAAGTCCCCGGCGTGGAGACGATCGTATACCCAAGGCTGCCCGGACCACGGGTACTCGGTCTATCAACCTCGTTCCGACGGGGCATCCGCGAAGCCGCGCGGCACGTCCACCTGGTGCACAACAACGGATTGTGGATGCTGCCGAATGTGCATGCGGGCCTCGCAGCCAGGGCCGCGCGAACACCGCTCGTCACCTCCCCTCGAGGGGTCTTCGCGCCGTGGGCCATGAACCGTTCGAAGAGAACGAAGCGCATCATGTGGCTCCTTGGGCAGGGTTCATCAGTCCGGTCGACGGCCCTGTTTCATGCGACGTCCGAGGCGGAGCTTGCGGACATCAGGCGGCTCGGTTTCAAGGCGCCCGTTGCGATCATCCCCAACGGCATCGACCTTCCGCCCAGCGCGTCCCGCGACGCGCAAGGTGCCGGGCCCCGCGTGCTTCTTTTCCTCGGGCGCATCCACCCGGTCAAGGGGGTCGACCTCCTCCTCCACTGCTGGCAACGCGTCGCGAAAGAGTTGCCCGACTGGGAACTCCACATTGTGGGCCCGGAGGATGCCAATGCTGTGAGCATGCGAGCGCTCTCCCACGAACTCGCGTTGCAACGCGTGCGGTTCCTCGGACCGCGCTTTGGCGCCGCCAAGTTCCTCACCTACGCAAACGCCGAGCTCTACATCTTGCCCACGCACACGGAAAACTTCGGGATGACGATCGCGGAGAGCCTAGCGTGCGGAACGCCCGTGATCACAACCCGGGGGGCACCTTGGCCTCGCCTTGAAGTCGAGGGGTGCGGGCGCTGGGTCGAACGGACCGGCTCGGAACTCGATCGAGCCGTCCTAGAGCTTGCTCGAGCCACGAGGGCGGAGCTCCAAGCCATGGGCCTACGTGGTCGAGCCTGGATGGAGCGCGAGTACTCTTGGGCCAGCATCTCCGAGCGCATGGAGGCGGCGTACTCGTGGCTGCTTGGCGGAGGCCCTCGCCCACGCGACATAGTAATTTCGTGAGCCCTTGACGTCCGGAACACGACCGTCAGAGCCTCTGTCGAGCGGGAGTCGGTCGGGCGCGATTGGGCCGCCCATTCGATGTTTGACGTGTGAAGCCGGTCAACGAGGTCCATGTAGCGATTGTGTCGTTTGGCTACGCGCCCCTCCGGCACGTGGCGAGCACGAGGGCTGCACAAATGGCCAAGGGCCTTGCGGCACTCGGCCACCCGGTGACGGTCCTGACCGTGGATTGGCGAGGTGACCGCGACGAAGACGACGCGCTGTCGGTTGTCCGAGCGAACCCGAGGTGCTGGTTTCCGGACTTCGTGCCCGACGGGCGGCCGTTGCGCGTCGAGCGGCCAAGAGCGAGGAGCCGCCTGCGCACGCTGGCTCGGACGCTTCGATGGGGCCCCTACGCGCGTTGGGCACAAGCTTCCCTGGCGGATGCGCGCTCGGTGCATCGCAACCACCCCATCTCGATCGTTTGGGCAATTCACGGCGACGACAGCGCACACGAGATTGCCTTCCGCTTCGCGCGCGAGACGGGCGTTCCTTGGGTGGCAGATTTCAAGGACCCTTGGGATCTGTTCCACCGAGGCCCGCGCGCAGCGCAACGTGGGCAGCGACGCCGGCGACTCGCAACGGCGGCAGCGTTGACAGAGACCGCTCGCGCGCAGGCGACGATTGACCGCGCTCTGTTCAGGCGCCCCACAGAGGTCATATGGAGCGGCTACGACGCGAGCGGGATGGAGGTGGCTGCGCCCGAGCGTCGCGACAGATTTGAGCTTGTGCACGTTGGCCACCTGGGGCCCCAGCATGATTGTCGGCTGGTGGCTCAGCTCGTTGAACACCTCGCGCCCGAGGGAATTGAGTTGGTCGTTTACGGTCACGGCTCACCCTTGCTTGCGAACGAGCTCCGCGCGCGCGGCGTGGCGGCACGACAGGCGCCATTCACGACAAGTCCCTTCGAGGTGATGAAGGGGGCGGGCACGCTGCTGGTCGTGCCGGCTACCCACGGGCCAGCTGCGCAGCGTGGAGGGTCAGTCGGTGTGAAGGAACTCGAATGTTTCGCCGCAGGCACCCCAACATTGTGCCTGGGTGGCCTACTCCCGGAGATGCACGCCGTCGCGGCCAAACTTCCTCACGTTGCCACGATCACCGATCCTCACGCAGCCGCAAAGTGGATCATCGCGCAGCGCGCGCTCGGAAACCGAGGCCGCACGAATCATCCCAACGTAGCGGCACACGCGTGGCCCTCCAAGGCGCTGGCGTTGTCTGACCTGCTGCGCCGTATTGCGTAGCGCTCACGACGACTGGGCCTGCGGGGCAACCTTCTGCTGACGCTTCATGGGCTGATAGGCGAAGTGCGCCCAGGCCGCGAGGTTGGCGGTGTCCCACAGCAGGTTGATTTCCCGCGCCCTCTCCTCGGCGCTTGCTGCCGTGAGGCCACGAGCAAGGTTCAAATCCATGAAGTCCTCTAGCCCGGCCCCCGGTTGGAGCAGGTCTTGAATGAACCCCTTCAAGGGCCCAAGCAGCCACTTGGTCTGGGGTGGGACAAAGCCTTGTTTCCGCCTCGCTAGTATTTCTTGCGGAACAAGACCTTGCGCGGCGAGTCGCAACACGCGCTTCACTTCTCCTTCGCCCACAAGGAGGTCGGGAGAGACCGCGAACGCGAACTCCGTGAGCCGGTGGTCACAGAAGGGCAGCCTGACTTCCCGCGAGTGAGCCATGCTCAAGCGGTCGCCGAAGCGGAGGAGCGACGAAGCATGGTTCTGAAGCTGAGCGTCCAAAGAATCGTCGACAGGCTCTCGTTCGCTTCACCTGGCGGAATTCCCAGGGGCAGCGCGTCACGCCGCGCGTGTGGCAATACCAAGTCGCGTCGGCGCAGCTGACCTCGGCGCCCAACACGCCGGAGGAGGGGCTGTAGGCGGCGAAGGGCAGACTCCTCGAGCAGCAGGCGAAATGTACCGAAGGTTGACGGAGCTTGCGCCGCCAGCAAGCGTTGCTCGTGCAAGACGGCCGACCACCGTCGCTCCCGAAGCAACTGTCGCAGAAATGTCCTGGTGATTGTGTTTCCGTAGCCGCCGAG contains the following coding sequences:
- a CDS encoding glycosyltransferase produces the protein MTLRVAMVVPEIGHEASGPSYSVPRLSSSLAARDVSVTLHVLRWLTTPEVPGVETIVYPRLPGPRVLGLSTSFRRGIREAARHVHLVHNNGLWMLPNVHAGLAARAARTPLVTSPRGVFAPWAMNRSKRTKRIMWLLGQGSSVRSTALFHATSEAELADIRRLGFKAPVAIIPNGIDLPPSASRDAQGAGPRVLLFLGRIHPVKGVDLLLHCWQRVAKELPDWELHIVGPEDANAVSMRALSHELALQRVRFLGPRFGAAKFLTYANAELYILPTHTENFGMTIAESLACGTPVITTRGAPWPRLEVEGCGRWVERTGSELDRAVLELARATRAELQAMGLRGRAWMEREYSWASISERMEAAYSWLLGGGPRPRDIVIS
- a CDS encoding class I SAM-dependent methyltransferase; the encoded protein is MVPHLRVNHSRPIEQRIRSPEPNLRSRSAPGSTSIEEIRATAGRRKRELLRRYTRPGARILDVGCGAGGYLLAARELGFEAMGVEPSDAHATIGRGLGLDIRSGYYRPGDFAEGGFDLVLTSHVVEHIYDPRPFLESLAGLVRPGGWLVAITPDSDCLPARLSGKHWVMLKPIDHVSMLTERALRRMGLERYGNVAFRRTSQDGEFFITLAAAARDAAQGIHTDASGGQAAVAGDGAVGAGRVKHALARWARSVDRVADRVNRGACLIMELQRT